One window of Staphylococcus chromogenes genomic DNA carries:
- a CDS encoding LysR family transcriptional regulator, translating into MKILQLEYFIEVVKQNSFTKAARTLHISQPSLTATIKKMESQLGYALLKRTTKDISITEKGIQFYNYAQTLVQHYHQTMEQMFDLKLSHTPKIKLSILESTAHWVATVIKAHNMKHPDQHYQITEILDLNTLTQKLLDFEIHFGLSNDVIKNEEIISLPLYTEDYVVLTPQNEFQNQKALSIKDLPLILTIQPYQVRKHIDDYFTHMQARPNIVMEVERFEVATNFVHQRMGYAVIPRIYYQSFKTSHLDAIPIQPKIERTIYINYAKNRQFSAQMTTLLNDIREFWQFKTT; encoded by the coding sequence ATGAAAATTTTACAATTAGAGTATTTTATCGAGGTCGTTAAACAGAATAGTTTTACTAAAGCGGCTCGTACTTTGCATATCAGTCAACCTTCGTTAACCGCAACAATTAAAAAAATGGAATCACAATTAGGCTATGCCTTGCTCAAACGTACTACGAAAGATATTTCTATTACTGAAAAAGGCATTCAATTTTATAATTATGCGCAAACCTTAGTACAGCACTACCATCAAACGATGGAACAAATGTTTGATTTAAAATTAAGTCATACACCTAAAATCAAACTCTCTATTTTAGAATCTACAGCACATTGGGTGGCCACAGTCATTAAAGCACACAATATGAAACATCCTGATCAACATTATCAAATTACAGAAATTTTAGATTTAAACACATTGACGCAAAAATTATTAGATTTTGAGATTCATTTCGGTCTTTCGAATGATGTCATTAAAAATGAGGAAATTATCTCCTTGCCACTCTACACAGAAGATTATGTGGTGCTGACCCCGCAAAATGAATTCCAAAATCAAAAGGCACTTTCTATTAAGGACTTGCCCCTTATTCTCACCATTCAGCCTTATCAAGTCCGCAAACATATCGACGATTATTTTACCCATATGCAAGCGCGTCCAAATATTGTTATGGAAGTTGAGAGGTTTGAAGTTGCGACAAATTTTGTGCATCAACGAATGGGATATGCGGTCATACCCCGCATTTATTATCAGTCCTTTAAGACGAGTCATCTCGATGCCATTCCGATACAACCTAAAATAGAGCGCACCATTTATATCAATTATGCTAAAAACAGACAATTTTCAGCCCAAATGACCACGTTGTTAAATGATATCCGTGAATTTTGGCAATTTAAAACAACATAA